A portion of the Oryzias melastigma strain HK-1 linkage group LG1, ASM292280v2, whole genome shotgun sequence genome contains these proteins:
- the LOC112156920 gene encoding uncharacterized protein LOC112156920, whose translation MEFVAVAAICLLSAAQSAPVSNCESLLERLPIRGREEILGKWVHIGESSNLPGSAAITQMFVDSVWLSLTAAEQEDGIMFSQIQKSFGICSHVTTNYTIRDNGFHLEYPIKVTAVMIRTSCPDCLVSYSNFTLGENVYHNLQLLSRRTEVSAEEKEEFKKQVECLNLPQVTFLDSKTGLCPDPFTSPNSESIDVTKNLENFEFSQMAKILTSSKAVEKLTDLVTSQLLAQGKVS comes from the exons ATGGAGTTTGTTGCCGTGGCTGCGATCTGTCTGCTGTCTGCTGCACAGTCCGCTCCTGTGAGCAACTGTGAGAGTCTGCTGGAGCGTCTCCCCATcagagggagggaggag ATACTTGGAAAATGGGTGCATATAGGAGAGAGCAGCAACTTACCTGGATCTGCGGCGATAACACAGATGTTTGTGGACTCTGTCTGGTTAAGCCTCACAGCAGCTGAGCAGGAGGACGGCATCATGTTTTCTCAGATCCAAAAATC ATTTGGCATTTGCTCGCATGTCACAACAAATTATACCATTAGAGACAACGGTTTTCACCTGG AGTATCCCATCAAAGTGACAGCTGTCATGATCCGTACCAGCTGTCCGGACTGTCTTGTTTCTTACTCAAACTTCACCCTTGGAGAGAACGTGTACCACAACCTCCAGCTACTCA GTAGGAGAACTGAAGTCTCTGCTGAGGAAAAGGAAGAGTTTAAAAAGCAGGTCGAGTGTCTGAACCTCCCTCAAGTCAcctttctggattcaaagacaG GACTTTGTCCAGACCCATTTACCTCCCCGAACTCCGAGAGCATCGATGTGACCAAGAACTtggaaaactttgaattttccCAAATGGCCAAAATTCTGACAAGTAGCAAAGCGGTAGAGAAACTGACCGATTTGGTGACTTCGCAGTTACTCGCTCAAGGAAAAGTGAGTTAA
- the chic2 gene encoding cysteine-rich hydrophobic domain-containing protein 2 yields the protein MMEDFDEIYEEEEEEEDEDRAAEEQLLKYAPDPVVVRGSGHVTVFGLSNKFESEFPSALTGKVAPEEFKASIYRVNSCLRKTLPVNVRWLLCGCLCCCCTLGFSLWPVICLSKRTRRSLEKLLEWENSRLYHKLCLHWKLSKRKCETNNMMEYVILIEFLPKIPIFRPD from the exons atgatggaggactttgaTGAGATAtacgaagaggaggaggaagaggaggacgaggacAGGGCCGCAGAGGAGCAGCTTCTCAAGTACGCTCCGGACCCGGTGGTGGTACGAGGATCCGGCCACGTCACTGT GTTTGGACTAAGTAACAAATTTGAGTCAGAATTTCCCTCAGCACTAACAGGAAAG GTGGCGCCAGAGGAATTCAAAGCCAGTATATACCGAGTAAACAGCTGCCTAAGGAAGACCCTCCCGGTGAACGTGCGGTGGCTGCTGTGTGGCTgcctgtgctgctgctgcacgcTGGGCTTCAGTCTGTGGCCCGTCATTTGCCTCAGCAAAAGG ACGAGAAGATCGCTAGAGAAACTCTTGGAGTGGGAAAACAGCAGACTTTACCACAAG TTGTGTTTGCATTGGAAACTTAGCAAAAGGAAGTGTGAAACAAACAACATGATGGAATAT GTTATTCTAATAGAGTTCCTACCTAAGATCCCAATCTTCAGACCGGACTAG
- the rhbdd2 gene encoding rhomboid domain-containing protein 2 translates to MKLNEYLKMVLGVFKDCVPAMTCGGVVVVLLSCVLFAIQTSFSLSDGIFSLGAAVLQSGRVHVLVVFPFYHRTAAQLLLNAAAVLFLCGGAEKGVGTIRFLLLFLLLSATTGLLYSFLDLLQDANMRSPADGSIPVTLSCVAVTAARSKMPRSFMCGLSFPTMALPFALLVVCTALIPRSVLPCNVIAVLVGLAFGAGWFSLLDMSEARAAVLEKVIPFRFLKTIRGVTFVPASVEERRKTLLPQINPSPGSYPVQSYAPLSSVGSTHATPTMHEGWQNFGPFGGSGHAPGHAPASGGHSHGHDHGHNHGHSHGHFGQSCNHSHGLH, encoded by the coding sequence ATGAAGCTAAACGAATATCTGAAGAtggttttaggtgtttttaaagACTGTGTTCCTGCGATGACGTGCGGGGGCGTGGTCGTGGTTCTGTTGTCGTGCGTTTTGTTCGCCATCCAAACATCCTTCAGCCTCTCAGACGGCATCTTCAGCCTGGGCGCAGCTGTTCTCCAGAGCGGACGCGTCCACGTCCTCGTGGTGTTTCCGTTCTACCACCGGACAGCGGCGCAGCTTCTCCTCAACGCCGCGGCGGTGCTGTTTCTGTGCGGCGGCGCGGAGAAAGGAGTCGGGACGATCCGctttctgctcctcttcctgctgctgtcCGCCACCACCGGGCTGCTTTACAGCTTCCTGGATCTCCTGCAGGACGCCAACATGCGGAGCCCCGCTGATGGTTCGATCCCCGTGACTCTCAGTTGCGTGGCTGTGACAGCCGCGCGCTCCAAGATGCCCAGAAGCTTCATGTGTGGGCTCAGCTTCCCAACGATGGCTCTGCCCTTCGCGCTCCTCGTGGTCTGCACCGCCCTCATCCCCCGCAGCGTGCTGCCCTGCAACGTCATCGCCGTCCTGGTCGGGCTGGCGTTTGGCGCCGGCTGGTTCTCCCTGCTGGACATGTCCGAGGCCAGAGCTGCAGTCCTGGAGAAGGTCATCCCCTTCAGGTTCCTGAAAACCATCAGGGGAGTCACCTTCGTCCCTGCATctgtggaggagaggaggaagactCTGCTCCCACAAATCAACCCCAGTCCTGGATCCTACCCGGTCCAGAGTTATGCTCCACTGTCCAGCGTTGGTAGTACCCATGCAACACCAACTATGCATGAAGGCTGGCAGAACTTTGGCCCCTTCGGTGGGTCCGGGCACGCACCAGGGCACGCACCAGCATCCGGTGGACACAGTCATGGACACGATCATGGACATAATCATGGACACAGTCATGGACACTTTGGTCAAAGCTGCAACCACAGTCACGGTCTGCATTAG
- the LOC112157170 gene encoding OCIA domain-containing protein 1-like isoform X1, with the protein MSSTSTGFPEEQRRTVAPAQLGVDYIPTIDERRVLKECNQESFFYRSVPFSVIGMAVTQALVSRGKVISADLCFRSDQSQVDTDLFKPAGTLSASPRFGSLPKVAFAGFCGYLAGKMSYMKTCQEKFKRLENSPLGEILRQRSGMPPHVSGAAQSELSDPDSQSFGTMFQAAEAPGSVSSSKDYGYSLDPPEQMGRMDDFSAPVQSYVDEEEPQRKSVLYEDLRLKNRENYEVTLIQKADTMIKTSQKEEPARPNKQVKKNVYGDAWEE; encoded by the exons ATGTCGTCGACCTCTACAGGTTTCCCGGAGGAGCAGCGGCGCACAGTAGCTCCG GCACAACTTGGTGTGGACTACATCCCCACGATAGACGAGAGGAGAGTGCTGAAAGAATGCAACCAGGAGAGCTTCTTTTATAGAT CGGTGCCCTTCTCTGTGATCGGCATGGCCGTCACTCAAGCCTTAGTCTCCAGAGGTAAAGTGATTTCTGCAGATTTATGCTTTAGATCTGATCAATCTCAAGTTGACACAGACTTGTTCAAACCTGCAGGGACTCTGTCTGCGTCGCCGAGGTTTGGATCTCTACCTAAAGTTGCCT TCGCCGGCTTCTGTGGCTACCTGGCTGGGAAAATGTCCTACATGAAGACGTGTCAGGAGAAGTTCAAGCGGCTGGAGAACTCTCCTTTGGGGGAAATCCTCAGACAGAGATCAGGGATGCCTCCACATGT ATCTGGTGCCGCTCAGTCAGAGCTGAGTGACCCGGACTCTCAGTCGTTTGGTACCATGTTCCAGGCCGCCGAGGCCCCTGGCTCCGTCTCCTCCTCCAAAGATTACGGATATAGTCTGGATCCTCCTGAGCAAATGGGAAGGATGGACGACTTCAGCGCTCCAG TTCAGTCGTACGTGGACGAGGAGGAGCCACAGAGGAAGTCTGTCCTCTATGAGGACCTGAGGCTCAAAAACAGGGAGAACTACGAGGTCACGCTCATTCAGAAAGCGGACACCATGATCAAAACGTCCCAGAAGGAGGAACCGGCGCGACCGAATAAGCAGG tgAAAAAGAACGTCTACGGAGACGCCTGGGAAGAATGA
- the LOC112157170 gene encoding OCIA domain-containing protein 1-like isoform X2, whose translation MSSTSTGFPEEQRRTVAPAQLGVDYIPTIDERRVLKECNQESFFYRSVPFSVIGMAVTQALVSRGTLSASPRFGSLPKVAFAGFCGYLAGKMSYMKTCQEKFKRLENSPLGEILRQRSGMPPHVSGAAQSELSDPDSQSFGTMFQAAEAPGSVSSSKDYGYSLDPPEQMGRMDDFSAPVQSYVDEEEPQRKSVLYEDLRLKNRENYEVTLIQKADTMIKTSQKEEPARPNKQVKKNVYGDAWEE comes from the exons ATGTCGTCGACCTCTACAGGTTTCCCGGAGGAGCAGCGGCGCACAGTAGCTCCG GCACAACTTGGTGTGGACTACATCCCCACGATAGACGAGAGGAGAGTGCTGAAAGAATGCAACCAGGAGAGCTTCTTTTATAGAT CGGTGCCCTTCTCTGTGATCGGCATGGCCGTCACTCAAGCCTTAGTCTCCAGAG GGACTCTGTCTGCGTCGCCGAGGTTTGGATCTCTACCTAAAGTTGCCT TCGCCGGCTTCTGTGGCTACCTGGCTGGGAAAATGTCCTACATGAAGACGTGTCAGGAGAAGTTCAAGCGGCTGGAGAACTCTCCTTTGGGGGAAATCCTCAGACAGAGATCAGGGATGCCTCCACATGT ATCTGGTGCCGCTCAGTCAGAGCTGAGTGACCCGGACTCTCAGTCGTTTGGTACCATGTTCCAGGCCGCCGAGGCCCCTGGCTCCGTCTCCTCCTCCAAAGATTACGGATATAGTCTGGATCCTCCTGAGCAAATGGGAAGGATGGACGACTTCAGCGCTCCAG TTCAGTCGTACGTGGACGAGGAGGAGCCACAGAGGAAGTCTGTCCTCTATGAGGACCTGAGGCTCAAAAACAGGGAGAACTACGAGGTCACGCTCATTCAGAAAGCGGACACCATGATCAAAACGTCCCAGAAGGAGGAACCGGCGCGACCGAATAAGCAGG tgAAAAAGAACGTCTACGGAGACGCCTGGGAAGAATGA
- the slc34a2a gene encoding solute carrier family 34 member 2a, giving the protein MEAAFLKLKIRWQEHTGGMDSPRSSKPGKKHKKNKNENHEEKSKEVTAAHSTLALVEDDSGELDPWDLPELKDTGIPWSELDTKGKVLRVLVSIAKGVALLGLLYMFICSLDILSSAFQLVGGKAAGDIFQDNSVLSNPLAGLVIGVLVTLLVQSSSTSSSIVVSMVSSGLLTVQVAVPIIMGTNIGTSVTNTLVAMTQAGERSTFRRAFAGATVHDFFNWLSVLVLLPLEVASGYLYKVTKLIIDSFQIQSGEAPDLLNVITDPLTEAIIQLDESVISGIATGDPEARNKSLIKEWCLTYTNTSLQNVTVQGPQNCTSPDFCWTDGNVTVTLKNVSETFNIKRCTHAFVNVNLPDLAVGLILLALSLLVLCTCLILIVKLLNSMLKGQVAIVIKKILNTNFPFPFGWVTGYIAILVGAGMTFIVQSSSVFTSAITPLVGIGVISIERAYPLSLGSNIGTTTTAILAAMASPGETLGNALQIALVHFLFNISGILLWYPIPFTRLPIRLAKSLGNVTASYRWFAAVYIVCCFFVLPLLVFSLSLAGWKVLVGVGVPLLVLLIVIVVINVLQNKKPNCLPAVLRSWDFLPLWAHSLDPWDKVVTVIAAKCCCCCKCCQIVTEKQDDEEQNSEEKSKEIQAAAYDNLAMITEEKDKDQANIEPNVLSMTQL; this is encoded by the exons ATGGAGGCAGCATTTTTAAAGCTGAAGATCAGGTGGCAGGAGCACACAGGAGGCATGGACTCCCCACGGTCATCAAAG cctGGTAAGAagcacaagaaaaataaaaatgaaaaccatgAAGAGAAAAGCAAAG AGGTCACTGCTGCACACTCCACTCTGGCTTTGGTTGAGGACGACTCAGGGGAACTGGATCCATGGGATCTGCCGGAGCTGAAGGACACGGGAATTCCGTGGTCAG agtTGGACACCAAGGGGAAAGTTCTGCGGGTTCTGGTGTCGATTGCGAAGGGGGTTGCATTGCTGGGGCTCCTTTACATGTTCATCTGCTCTCTTGACATTCTCAGCTCAGCTTTTCAACTTGTTGGAG GAAAAGCCGCAGGCGACATCTTTCAGGACAACTCGGTTCTGTCTAACCCCCTGGCCGGCCTGGTCATTGGCGTCCTGGTGACTCTGCTGGTCCAGAGTTCGTCCACGTCCTCCTCCATCGTTGTCAGCATGGTGTCCTCTGGAT TGCTGACGGTCCAGGTGGCCGTTCCCATCATCATGGGCACCAACATCGGCACCTCTGTAACAAACACTTTAGTTGCCATGACGCAAGCTGGAGAACGCAGCACCTTTCGCAG AGCCTTTGCTGGGGCCACGGTGCACGACTTCTTCAACTGGCTGTCGGTGTTGGTGCTGCTGCCTCTCGAAGTGGCCTCTGGTTATCTGTACAAAGTCACCAAGCTCATCATCGACTCCTTTCAAATCCAGAGCGGAGAGGCCCCAGACCTGCTAAACGTCATCACCGACCCCCTTACCGAGGCCATCATACAG CTGGATGAGTCTGTCATCAGTGGAATCGCCACCGGGGATCCAGAAGCTCGAAACAAGAGTCTCATCAAGGAATGGTGCCTGACCTACACTAACACA AGCCTACAGAATGTCACGGTTCAAGGTCCACAGAACTGCACTTCTCCAGATTTCTGCTGGACTGATGGCAATGTTACCGTCACGCTGAAGAACGTGTCAGAAACGTTCAACATAAAGAGAT GTACACATGCCTTTGTAAACGTGAACCTGCCTGACCTGGCTGTGGGTCTGATCCTGCTGGCGCTCTCTCTGCTGGTCCTCTGCACCTGCCTCATCCTGATTGTCAAGTTGCTCAACTCTATGCTGAAGGGGCAGGTGGCTATAGTCATCAAAAAGATCCTCAACACCA ATTTTCCGTTTCCGTTCGGATGGGTCACAGGTTACATCGCCATCCTTGTTGGAGCTGGAATGACTTTTATTGTGCAGAGCAGCTCTGTCTTCACTTCAGCTATAACTCCTCTTGTCG GTATcggtgtcatcagcatagagaGGGCATACCCGTTGTCCTTGGGTTCAAATATCGGCACAACCACAACCGCCATTCTAGCAGCCATGGCGAGTCCAGGAGAGACACTGGGAAATGCTCTTCAG ATTGCCTTGGTGCACTTCTTGTTCAACATCTCTGGCATCCTCCTATGGTACCCGATCCCCTTCACGCGGCTGCCCATCCGGCTGGCTAAAAGTCTGGGAAACGTGACTGCTTCCTACCGCTGGTTCGCGGCGGTCTACATAGTCTGCTGCTTCTTTGTTCTACCGCTGTTGGTCTTCAGTCTGTCACTTGCCGGCTGGAAGGTCCTGGTGGGTGTCGGCGTTCCTCTGCTGGTGCTGCTCATCGTCATCGTGGTGATCAACGTGCTGCAGAATAAGAAACCCAACTGTCTACCCGCTGTGCTTCGGTCGTGGGACTTTCTGCCCCTCTGGGCTCACTCCCTGGATCCTTGGGACAAAGTGGTCACTGTGATTGCTGCcaaatgctgctgctgctgcaaatgTTGCCAAAttgtaacagaaaaacaagacGATGAAGAGCAAAACTCTGAGGAAAAAAGCAAGGAAATACAAGCAGCAGCCTATGACAACCTTGCAATGATTACAGAGGAGAAAGACAAAGATCAGGCAAATATAGAGCCAAACGTTCTTAGCATGACTCAGCTTTAA